One window from the genome of Gammaproteobacteria bacterium encodes:
- the aat gene encoding Leucyl/phenylalanyl-tRNA--protein transferase: protein MRNLYWITSSNDDDTFPPVENALTTPNGLLAAGGTLNLKRLIYAYRHGIFPWYGVGQPILWWAPDPRSVLYPDRLKVSRSLKKTLRKGQYRVTLDMAFTKVIASCAAPRTDSHGTWITPEMTRAYIALHERGIAHSVETWSDENLVGGLYGIALGRIFFGESMFSLHPDASKTSLVYLVYQLRRWGFAVVDCQIHSSHLESLGAETIPRQEFVRLLDHHVDLPGPAIPWRFDSDLMTLDIKKSVTSSKFPRNFAL from the coding sequence ATGCGGAATTTATATTGGATTACATCATCAAATGACGACGACACTTTTCCGCCGGTAGAAAATGCGTTGACTACGCCAAATGGACTTCTCGCTGCAGGTGGAACTTTAAACCTCAAAAGATTGATTTATGCCTATCGTCATGGCATTTTTCCCTGGTATGGTGTGGGTCAACCCATTCTGTGGTGGGCACCCGATCCGCGTTCTGTGCTTTATCCCGATAGGCTCAAAGTATCGCGCAGCCTGAAAAAAACTTTACGCAAGGGACAATATCGTGTCACCCTGGACATGGCTTTCACGAAAGTTATTGCGAGCTGCGCTGCACCGCGCACGGATTCACATGGCACCTGGATTACTCCCGAAATGACGCGGGCCTATATTGCCCTGCACGAACGCGGCATCGCTCATTCGGTCGAAACCTGGAGCGATGAAAATTTGGTTGGCGGACTATATGGCATTGCCTTGGGTAGAATTTTTTTTGGTGAATCAATGTTTTCCCTCCACCCCGATGCCTCCAAGACCAGCCTTGTGTACCTGGTGTATCAATTACGACGTTGGGGATTCGCCGTGGTGGATTGTCAAATCCATTCCAGCCATCTCGAAAGTTTAGGCGCTGAAACCATCCCGCGTCAGGAATTCGTGCGTTTACTGGATCACCATGTCGATCTGCCCGGACCTGCTATTCCATGGCGTTTCGATAGCGACCTCATGACTTTGGATATAAAAAAATCAGTGACATCATCAAAATTTCCAAGAAACTTCGCCCTTTAG
- the mreB gene encoding dynamic cytoskeletal protein MreB has translation MFGRLRGLFSNDLSIDLGTANTLIYVRGKGIVLNEPSVVAIRQGAGQNGSRTIAAVGMEAKRMLGRTPGNITAIRPLKDGVIADFTVTEKMLQHFIRKVHESRVFRPSPRVLICVPCGSTQVERRAIRESAAGAGAREVYLIEEPMAAAIGSGLPVSEPTGSLVLDIGGGTTEVAIISLNGIVYSSSVRIGGDRFDESIINYVRRNYGCLIGEATAERIKSEIGSAFPSTEVREIEVRGRNLAQGIPRSFTLNNNEILESLQEPLAGIVSAVKAALEQTPPELGADVAERGMVLTGGGALLRDFDRLLMEETGLPVIIAEDPMTCVARGGGRALEIMDEQGWDVFAVE, from the coding sequence ATGTTTGGACGACTGCGTGGGTTGTTTTCCAACGACCTTTCTATCGACCTTGGAACCGCCAATACTCTTATATATGTGCGGGGTAAAGGGATCGTGCTTAATGAACCTTCCGTGGTGGCCATCCGTCAGGGAGCTGGCCAGAATGGCTCCCGCACCATCGCTGCGGTTGGGATGGAAGCCAAACGAATGCTCGGGCGCACGCCGGGCAATATCACCGCTATTCGACCGCTGAAGGACGGGGTTATTGCCGACTTCACGGTAACGGAAAAGATGCTTCAGCATTTTATCCGCAAGGTACATGAGAGTCGTGTCTTTCGACCCAGCCCACGGGTTCTGATTTGCGTCCCCTGTGGCTCAACTCAGGTTGAACGGCGTGCGATCCGTGAATCCGCCGCCGGCGCAGGCGCGCGCGAGGTCTACCTTATCGAAGAACCGATGGCCGCTGCCATTGGTTCAGGTCTGCCGGTATCGGAACCAACTGGCTCTCTGGTGCTGGATATTGGCGGTGGCACGACCGAGGTCGCTATCATCTCCCTCAACGGGATTGTTTATTCCTCGTCGGTGCGAATTGGCGGAGATCGCTTCGATGAATCCATCATTAACTATGTACGTCGTAATTATGGTTGCCTAATTGGCGAAGCTACTGCCGAACGGATTAAAAGTGAGATTGGCTCGGCCTTTCCAAGCACCGAGGTTCGAGAAATTGAGGTGCGCGGGCGTAATCTGGCTCAAGGCATACCCCGCAGTTTCACCTTGAACAACAATGAAATCCTCGAATCCCTCCAGGAACCATTGGCGGGTATTGTCAGTGCAGTCAAGGCCGCCCTAGAACAAACTCCTCCCGAACTTGGCGCGGACGTGGCAGAGCGTGGCATGGTTCTTACTGGCGGCGGCGCGTTGCTGCGAGATTTTGACCGACTCCTGATGGAGGAGACCGGTTTGCCGGTTATCATCGCGGAAGACCCCATGACTTGCGTAGCCCGCGGTGGTGGTCGAGCATTGGAAATCATGGATGAACAAGGTTGGGATGTCTTTGCCGTGGAGTAA
- a CDS encoding Cell shape-determining protein MreC, translating to MLSLILMVTDYRTQNLAGLRASLLSVAYPLQFLVDLPVAAASWTAETLSSRQVLMEENASLKVQQVLLKAQLQRFVALETENMRLRALLESSFRIGERVLIAELLAVDLDPFARKIVIDKGFLHEVFPGQPLLDADGVIGQILHVAPISSTAVLITDPSHALPVQVDRNGLRAIVVGSATANRLELPYILNNADVREGDILVTSGMGGRFPPGYPVGRITKVVKDPGQPFAQVAAEPSAHPEYSRQVLLLWPREDTLPITNGKTESEGATRTPLPAAATINTPATSVISTAKSLSNNNHHP from the coding sequence ATGTTGTCGTTGATTTTAATGGTAACGGATTACCGCACCCAGAACCTCGCAGGACTGCGAGCCAGTCTCCTCTCCGTTGCTTACCCCCTTCAGTTTCTAGTTGATCTGCCTGTGGCAGCGGCGAGCTGGACAGCGGAAACGCTGTCTTCGCGCCAGGTACTCATGGAGGAAAACGCCAGTCTTAAAGTCCAGCAGGTATTGCTCAAGGCACAGCTGCAACGTTTCGTCGCCCTAGAAACTGAAAACATGCGGTTGCGGGCGTTGCTGGAATCTTCATTTCGGATCGGCGAACGGGTGCTGATCGCTGAGTTGCTGGCGGTGGATCTCGATCCTTTCGCGCGCAAGATAGTCATTGATAAAGGTTTCCTACATGAAGTATTCCCGGGCCAACCTTTACTTGACGCAGATGGCGTCATCGGACAAATTCTTCATGTCGCTCCTATCTCCAGCACCGCTGTGCTGATCACCGACCCAAGCCATGCCTTGCCGGTTCAGGTCGACCGCAACGGGCTACGGGCCATCGTGGTAGGGAGCGCCACGGCCAATCGTCTGGAGTTACCCTACATTTTGAACAATGCCGACGTGCGGGAGGGAGACATCCTAGTTACTTCGGGAATGGGAGGACGTTTTCCGCCCGGTTATCCGGTAGGACGGATCACTAAGGTGGTCAAGGATCCCGGTCAACCATTCGCACAAGTTGCGGCCGAGCCGAGTGCCCATCCTGAATATAGCCGTCAAGTTCTGCTGCTATGGCCACGGGAAGACACGCTCCCCATCACGAACGGAAAAACGGAAAGCGAGGGAGCGACCAGGACTCCGTTGCCTGCAGCAGCCACGATAAATACGCCTGCTACTTCCGTAATTTCTACCGCCAAATCTCTGAGTAATAATAATCATCATCCATGA
- the infA gene encoding translation initiation factor IF-1: MAKEDHIEMEGTVVETLPNTMFRVALENGHIVTAHISGRMRKHYIRILTGDKVTVQLTPYDLTKGRITFRAR, translated from the coding sequence ATGGCTAAAGAAGATCATATCGAGATGGAAGGTACAGTCGTTGAAACCCTTCCCAATACCATGTTCCGAGTAGCTCTCGAGAACGGACATATTGTCACCGCCCATATTTCCGGTCGAATGCGCAAGCACTATATTCGCATTCTTACTGGTGACAAGGTGACGGTACAACTTACTCCCTACGACCTCACTAAGGGTCGTATTACTTTCCGCGCCCGCTGA
- a CDS encoding Rod shape-determining protein MreD produces the protein MTNPYQAVWVIWATMVAAFMLTLLPLPVWASPYHPNWVLLVLIYWAMALPHRVDVGVAWLSGLFLDVFEEALLGQNALSLAFAIYIVLKLHQRLRLFPRWQQAMLVLLLTFLHQTIGLWIRAMTGHALTRGDYWMPVLTTTMFWPWVFVVLRDLRRRFLVG, from the coding sequence ATGACCAATCCTTATCAGGCGGTTTGGGTAATCTGGGCCACCATGGTCGCCGCTTTCATGCTGACGCTATTGCCATTGCCGGTATGGGCTAGTCCGTACCATCCGAACTGGGTGCTGTTGGTGCTCATTTACTGGGCAATGGCCTTGCCCCATCGAGTTGATGTTGGCGTGGCATGGTTATCAGGATTATTCCTGGATGTTTTCGAAGAAGCACTCCTGGGTCAAAACGCCTTGAGCTTGGCGTTTGCCATTTACATTGTCCTTAAACTTCACCAGCGATTGCGTCTATTTCCGCGCTGGCAGCAGGCGATGCTGGTCTTGCTGCTAACATTCCTTCACCAAACGATTGGTCTCTGGATACGCGCCATGACGGGTCATGCCCTGACGCGGGGAGACTATTGGATGCCGGTACTGACCACCACCATGTTCTGGCCTTGGGTTTTCGTCGTGCTGCGTGATTTGCGGCGGCGTTTCTTGGTAGGTTGA
- a CDS encoding Flagellar brake protein — translation MPEENTTILEDTPPETIDEKSPLDSEADSGLKFQVGDTVQLELLSDLGQSQQRYLVKVIGYVPNQSILVTTPSVKNKVVLIRVGQLMNVRLMAARRLIGFRSNVLRTQFRPYPYLHLSYPEKFSSVKIRRSQRAMVHIIAGIKNEKMPEKDNIPALILDISVGGALIESSQPLGVTGDKILIAVRLLVAELERYLSLVAVIRSIQATEGSSKSTTNMYHHGVEFITAPSESGLVLHGFVHEQIVNSLTGMD, via the coding sequence ATGCCGGAAGAAAACACAACCATATTGGAAGATACGCCTCCTGAAACGATTGATGAAAAATCACCACTGGATTCAGAGGCCGACAGCGGATTAAAGTTCCAGGTGGGTGATACGGTCCAGCTGGAATTATTGAGCGATCTTGGCCAAAGCCAACAACGGTATTTGGTAAAAGTTATTGGTTACGTTCCTAATCAAAGCATTCTGGTAACGACACCCAGTGTAAAAAATAAAGTAGTGCTGATTCGAGTAGGTCAGTTAATGAACGTGCGTTTGATGGCAGCCCGGCGTCTTATTGGGTTTCGCTCCAATGTCTTGCGCACGCAGTTTAGACCTTATCCTTATCTACACCTGAGTTATCCCGAGAAATTTTCCAGCGTCAAGATCCGTCGATCGCAACGCGCAATGGTCCATATCATCGCTGGGATAAAAAATGAAAAAATGCCTGAGAAGGATAATATCCCGGCCCTGATTCTTGATATCAGCGTGGGAGGGGCCTTAATAGAATCTTCCCAGCCCTTGGGAGTCACCGGAGATAAAATATTAATTGCAGTACGTTTATTGGTTGCCGAGCTAGAACGATATCTCTCTCTCGTCGCCGTTATTCGTAGTATCCAGGCGACGGAAGGTTCAAGCAAGTCTACAACCAACATGTATCACCATGGTGTCGAATTCATCACTGCGCCCTCGGAGAGTGGCTTAGTGTTACATGGATTCGTCCATGAACAAATAGTGAATTCTCTTACCGGAATGGATTAA